Proteins from one Sarcophilus harrisii chromosome 2, mSarHar1.11, whole genome shotgun sequence genomic window:
- the VAX1 gene encoding ventral anterior homeobox 1 yields the protein MFGKPDKMDVRCHSDAETNRVSKNGHKEGKESKGGEGNISASFLKEPPGTFSPSAASEDCNKNKSNSADPDYCRRILVRDAKGSIREIILPKGLDLDRPKRTRTSFTAEQLYRLEMEFQRCQYVVGRERTELARQLNLSETQVKVWFQNRRTKQKKDQGKDSELRSVVSETAATCSVLRLLEQGRLLSPPGLPGLLPPCATGALGSALRGPSIPALGGSGSSSSGSSSASGPAGGSSPHPPAVSSAAGPASASGLHPAPAAGHGLFSLPVPSLLGSVASRLSSNPLTMAGSLAGNLQELSARYLSSSAFEPYSRTNNKDGAEKKALD from the exons atGTTTGGGAAACCAGACAAAATGGACGTTAGATGCCACTCGGACGCTGAGACTAACCGGGTCTCGAAGAATGGACataaggaggggaaagagagcaAGGGGGGCGAAGGGAATATCTCCGCTTCTTTTCTGAAGGAACCTCCGGGCACTTTTTCCCCGTCTGCCGCTTCGGAAGATTGTAATAAGAATAAATCTAATTCTGCCGACCCGGACTATTGCAGAAGGATCCTGGTTCGAG ATGCCAAGGGCTCCATCCGAGAGATCATTCTTCCCAAAGGCCTGGACCTGGACCGGCCAAAGCGGACCCGAACGTCATTCACCGCTGAACAGCTATATCGGCTAGAGATGGAGTTCCAGCGGTGCCAGTATGTTGTGGGGCGGGAGCGAACCGAGCTGGCCAGGCAGCTCAACCTCTCCGAGACCCAG GTGAAGGTGTGGTTCCAGAACCGGCGCACAAAGCAGAAGAAAGACCAAGGCAAGGACTCGGAGCTGCGCTCCGTAGTGTCCGAGACGGCTGCCACTTGCAGCGTGCTCCGGCTCCTAGAGCAAGGCCGCCTGCTCTCTCCGCCTGGCCTGCCGGGCCTCCTGCCGCCTTGCGCCACGGGTGCTCTGGGTTCGGCCCTGAGAGGCCCCAGCATTCCGGCCCTAGGCGGCAGCGGCAGTTCGAGCTCCGGCTCCAGCTCGGCCTCCGGCCCGGCGGGCGGCTCCTCTCCGCATCCCCCGGCCGTGAGTAGCGCGGCGGGGCCCGCCTCGGCCTCAGGACTGCATCCTGCCCCGGCCGCCGGTCACGGTCTCTTCAGCCTGCCGGTACCATCGCTCCTGGGCTCGGTCGCCAGTCGCCTCTCCTCCAACCCCCTGACAATGGCTGGCTCATTGGCCGGGAATTTACAAGAACTCTCCGCAAGATACCTGAGCTCCTCCGCCTTTGAGCCCTACTCGCGGACCAACAATAAAGACGGGGCGGAGAAAAAAGCACTGGACTGA